From Microbacterium sp. 10M-3C3:
GACCCGCCGTGTACGACCCGAACGGGCGCCAGAGCGGCTCGGGCACGCCCGGCCCGCTCGCGACGGATGCGCTCCTGAACCAGGCGGATCTGGACGCGATCGCCGCGATCGACGGCGTGGAGCGCGTCGATCCGGTGAGCCAGGTCGTCGCCGACTGGATCTCGACGGATGCGGCGGACGACGACGCGCGCTACGTGCTGCAGATCAACCCGACGTCGTCGATCGGGCGCAGCGACCTCGTCGCGGGCGATCAGCTCGACCAGACGACCGACGCCGACCAGATCGTGCTGCCCGAGGACTACGTCGCGCCGCTCGGATTCGCCGACGCCGCCGACGCGGTCGGCTCGACGGTGACGATCGGGTACAGCGACGCGACGCAGCAGCCGCAGCAGATCGAGGCCACGATCGCGGGTGTCGCGCGCGAGAGCCTCTTCGCGTCGGGCGCCGGCGCGAACACCGCGCTCACCGACGTCATCTCGCAGGCGCAGAAGGCGCCGGGCGCGCCCGACGCGTATCCGCTCGCGGTGGCCGAGCTGCAGACCGGCGACGACGGCACGGTCGACCCGGCGGCGGTCCAGAGGGTCAAGGATGCGCTCGCCGCCGACGATCTCGCAGGGCAGACCGTGGAGGATCAGCTCGGCGTGGTCCAGACCGTCATCAACGGCATCATCGGCGTGCTGAGCGCGTTCGCGGTCGTCGCCCTGATCGCCGCTTCCTTCGGCATCGTCAACACCCTGCTCATGAGCGTCCAGGAGCGCACGCGGGAGATCGGCCTCATGAAGGCAGTGGGCATGTCCAACGGCCGGGTGTTCGCGCTGTTCAGCCTGGAGGCGCTTGTGATCGGCTTCCTGGGGGCGGGCATCGGCGCCTTGGCGGCGGTCGGTGTGGGCAGCGCGATCGCCGCGGCCGCGGCCGACACGCTGCTGTCGGGCCTGCCGGGCCTGACGATCCTTCTGTTCCAGCCGCTCACGATCGTCACGGTCATCGCCGTGATCATGCTCGTGGCGTTCCTGTCGGGCGTCCTGCCGGCACGACGGGCGGCGCGGCAAGACCCGATCGAGTCTCTGAGGTACGAATGAGCGCGTCGCCTCCCCGTCGCCGTGACGCCCTCGAGACGACGGCCGCGATCGAGCGGGCGGCGGTCGACCTCGCCCTCGAGCACGGCTACGACGGCGTCACGGTCGACATGATCTGCGAGCGCGCGGGGGTGAGCCAGCGCACGTTCTTCAATCACTTCCCGACGAAGGACGACGCGCTGCTGGGGTCGGACGCCCCCGCGATCGACGAATCCGCGGCGCGGGAGTTCCTCGTCTCCCCCGGGCCGCTGCTCGTGGATGCGACGCGCCTCATCGCGTACTCGAGAGATCCGAAGCAGACGGATGCGGCGCTCTTCGCGGCGCGCATGCGCGTCGTCGCCGCGACCCCCGCGCTCTTCGCGCGGCAGATGGAGCGCATGCTCGGCGTCGCCGACGAGGTGGCCGGCATCGTCGAGCTGCGCCTGCGCGCTCGCTACCCGAAGGAGCCGGAGCGCGATCTGCGCGCGCAAGCCGAGGTCATCACCCACATGCTGGCGGGCGTGCTGCGGCGCCGCGGCGAGGCGTGGGCGCGGGGCGAGACGGTCGGGCCCGAGGACTACGACGAGCTGCTCGCGCGCGTCATCCCGAAGCTCGGCTGACCCGCCGCCTCTCGGTCGGTGAGCGGGGCGCCCCGTCGAGCGTTCGGGCTCAGACCGGAGGCTTCGGCCGCACGATGCGCCCGGGCGCCGTGGCCGGGCGCGGCGGCACGGATGCGGCGGGCGGCACGGACGCGGATGCTGCGAGAGGTGCGGACGCGGGCGGGACGGATGCCGCGGCGGGAGCCTGCGGGGGTGCGGCCGGCGCCGGCGGCGCTGCATCCGCCACCCCGGCAGCCGCGCTCGCCGAAACCGCACCGCGGTCGGCGGCGGGCAGCTCGAGCGCGACCTTCTTCTCCAGGACGTCGATCGCCTCGTCGGAGATCGACAGGAGCCCGTCGAGCTCCTCGCGCACGCGGCGGTAGGCGAGCTGGCGCTCGGCCGGCGTCGCGGCCTGGTCGACCGCGACCGTCAGCAGCTGCTTCGCCGTGTCGAGGCGCTTGCGCTCGGTCTCGCTGAACGAAGAGTCCTTCAGGCGTCGCGCGTCGCGCTCGGCGACGTCGAACGCCACTTCGTAGTCGGTGACGGCGTCGCGGTACTCCGCGATGGCGCGTGCGGTGAGGTGCTCCTTGGGGGAGTCGGGCCGGAGGTTGTCGGCGACCTTCTTCGCCCGCAGGAAGGCGGCGGTGAGGGGCTGCCGGCCGTCGCTCATCGCCGGATACGCGATGAGCTTCGCGACGTCGAGCTCGTACTCGAGCCAGCGGTGCGTGACGGCATCGTGCGCGGCCATGAGCCGCTCGAGGCGCGCCGCGTCGCTCTGGTCCTCCTCGACCGGCGGGGGCGCAGCGGCAGGGGCCGGGGCCAGCCGTCCCTGCGCGCGCAGCATCTCGAGCCTGCGTTCGTGACGTCGGCGTGAGAGCTGGTCCCAGCGGCCGAGGACGGCGCCGCCCACACCCATGAGGGGGAAGACGAGCCACCAGTAGTGGCCGAGGAAGTCGAAGAACGTCACCCCGTCATGCTACGTCCGCGCCGATGCGCTCACTCGGGCGGTCTGCGGCGGCTGCGGCGCCAGGCCGCGGCCCGCGCCCACGCCTCGGCGGAGGCGGCGAGGGCGCGCGAGGTGGAGTCGACGACGTCGCGGGCGAGATCGGCCCACCGCTCGCCGGCATCGCCGCGAGAGGAGGCGCCGGCCCCGCCGCGCGCGGCGTGCTCCGCCGCATCGAATGCGCGCTCGGCGCGGATCACCGCCGCGCGGTACGCGGCGAAGTCGGCCGGTCGCATGACGGCCTCGCGCGACGTCGGCCGCAGCCATTGGGCGGCCGCCTGCGCCTCGAGGAAGGCCGCCGTGGCCGGATGCGCCGCATCCGTCATGCTCGGGTAGTCGATGAGCTTGGCGGGATCGGTCTCGTACGCCATCCACCGCACGCGCAGGGCGTCGTGGCGTGCCATGAGGCGGGCCAGCGGCAGGGCGTCGGCGCCCGCCCGCGCGGGCGGCAGCGCGATGCGCGCGGCGCGGACGTCGGCGCGGCGGGCGCGGAGGTCGGCCCACGCGGCGCGCACCTGGCTCTCGGCGTGCTGCACAGCGCGGCGCGCGGCGGCGAGTTCGCCGGGATGCAGCCGCGCGGCGGCACGGTCGGCTTCGGCCCGCGCGACTCCGGCGCGGGCGACGAGGACGTCGGCGCGCGCGCGGCTCAGCGCCTGCCGTGCCTGCACGACGTCGTGGCGAGCGGCCTCCAGCTCGAGGCGGCGAGCACGAGCGGAGCGCCGCGAGCGCAGCGCGATCCAGCTCGCGCCGCCCGCGCCGGCGGCCGCGGGCGCGACCCACCACACCTGCAGCAGCAGCGTGAGAGGGTCCACCCTCCCAGGCTACGCCGCGGCCCGCGCGGCTCGCGCGTCGGCGGCAGGCGGGATGGGGGCGCGGATGCGACGGCTCAGCCGAGCAGCAGCGAGATCACCGTCGCGGCGCCGCCGGTGAGCACGAGCGCGGCGATCACAACCCAGGCGACGATGCGGATCGTGCGCTGGCGCTTCTCGCCGAGGTCGCCGTAGTCCTCGTCGTTCACGACGCGTCCTCGACGACCGTCGGGCCGAACGCGGCCGGCAGGGTCTCGGTCGACAGGCCGCGGAGCTCGCGCACGCCGACCGTGAACAGGCCCTGCACCTCGAGCGCCGGCTCGGACCCGTCGGCCGGGGCGTCGGTCACGCCGATGCGCAGCACGGGGTACCCGCGGCCCTCGCACAGCCCCCGGAACTTGACGTCCTCCTCGCGCGGCACGGTGACCAGCACGCGGCCGGTCGACTCCGAGAACAGGGCGGCCGTCGCATCCACGTCGTCGCGCTCCATGATCTCGGTGAGCCACACCCGCGCCCCGACGCCGAAGCGCAGCACGCCGTCGGCGAGCGCTTGCGCGAGACCGCCGTCGGAGAGGTCGTGGGCACTGGAGACGAGCGACTGCGAACCGGCGGCGTGCAGCAGCTCGGCGAGCCTGCGCTCCTGCGCCAGGTCGACCGCGGGCGGGCGGCCGCCGAGGTGGCCGTGGATCGTCCCCGCCCACTGCGAGCCGTCGAGCTCGGTGGACGTGACGCCGAGCAGGTAGATGTTCTCGCCCGCGTCCTGCCAGCCGGACGGGATGCGCGCGGCGACGTCGTCGATGATGCCCATCACCCCGACGACCGGCGTCGGGAAGATCGGGGTGTCACCGGTCTGGTTGTAGAACGACACGTTGCCGCCCGTCACGGGGATGCCCAGTTCGAGGCATCCGTCGGAAAGGCCCTCGACAGCGCGCGAGAACTGCCACATGACCTCGGGGTTCTCGGGGCTGCCGAAGTTCAGGCAGTCGGTCACCGCGGCCGGGACCGCGCCGGTCGCGGCGACGTTGCGGTACGCCTCGGCGAGGGCGAGCTTCGCACCCTCGTACGGGTCGAGCTGGCAGAAGCGGCCGTTGCAGTCGGTCGCGATGGCGAAGCCGAGGCCCGAGGCCTCGTCGACGCGGATCATGCCGGCGTCGTCGGGGAAGCTCAGCGCGGTGTTGCCCAGCACGTAGT
This genomic window contains:
- a CDS encoding TetR/AcrR family transcriptional regulator produces the protein MSASPPRRRDALETTAAIERAAVDLALEHGYDGVTVDMICERAGVSQRTFFNHFPTKDDALLGSDAPAIDESAAREFLVSPGPLLVDATRLIAYSRDPKQTDAALFAARMRVVAATPALFARQMERMLGVADEVAGIVELRLRARYPKEPERDLRAQAEVITHMLAGVLRRRGEAWARGETVGPEDYDELLARVIPKLG
- a CDS encoding ABC transporter permease encodes the protein MKAGDLLRMAARNAFRSKLRTTLTVLSLFVGAFTLTLTTALGAGVNDYVERQVATLSSGDVLLVSAAATTGPDDGPAVYDPNGRQSGSGTPGPLATDALLNQADLDAIAAIDGVERVDPVSQVVADWISTDAADDDARYVLQINPTSSIGRSDLVAGDQLDQTTDADQIVLPEDYVAPLGFADAADAVGSTVTIGYSDATQQPQQIEATIAGVARESLFASGAGANTALTDVISQAQKAPGAPDAYPLAVAELQTGDDGTVDPAAVQRVKDALAADDLAGQTVEDQLGVVQTVINGIIGVLSAFAVVALIAASFGIVNTLLMSVQERTREIGLMKAVGMSNGRVFALFSLEALVIGFLGAGIGALAAVGVGSAIAAAAADTLLSGLPGLTILLFQPLTIVTVIAVIMLVAFLSGVLPARRAARQDPIESLRYE